One region of Vigna angularis cultivar LongXiaoDou No.4 chromosome 10, ASM1680809v1, whole genome shotgun sequence genomic DNA includes:
- the LOC108335939 gene encoding pentatricopeptide repeat-containing protein At5g39710 — protein sequence MVFPKPKHHRRYFSATTLCSSSSSSSNDAFVGERAIVYLKRHPQMLPSLSPRFTPQAASYVLLHSQSNRGILLKFLSWAQAQAQAQDQAHTFLTPHCKCLAIHILTRFKLYNTAHSLAATLIDHTAADLFRHLHDTYYLCNSSSAVTAAGAFDLVVKSLSRLDFPDKALAVLRLATRHGFALAVLSHNAILHALLRRQHHKNSLRQAEQLFRDMIRNGVSPNVYTYNIMIRGVVDRGDLEKGFGFMREMEREGVSPTVVTYNTLIDACCKRRRVKEAMVLLRVMAARGVVANLISYNSVINGLFGEGRMCEVGELVEEMSDKGFVPDEVTYNTLVNGFCKEGNFHQGFVLLSEMVEKGLSPNVVTYTTLINCMCKAGNLSRAMEILDQMRVRGLRPNERTYTTLIDGFCRKGLLNDAYRVLSEMIVSGFSPSVVTYNALVHGYCFLGRVEEAVGILKGMVERGLFPDVVSYSTVIAGFCRERELGKAFRMKEEMVEKGVMPDGITYSSLIEGLCLQHKLVEAFDLFREMLQMGLPPDEVTYTSLINAHCVEGELSKALRLHDEMMQRGFLPDDVTYSVLINGLNKKARTKEAKRLLLKLFYEESVPNHVTYNTLIENCSNNEFKSVVGLVKGFCMKGLMNEADQVLKTMLQRNHKPNVAIHNLIIHGHCRSGNVHKAYKMYTELEHHGFVSHTVTVIALVKALSRKGMNDELSQVLRNVWRSCKLNDAEVAKVLVEVNFKEGNMDAVLNVLTEMAKDGLLPNGGMHSFAPGST from the coding sequence TGGGCCCAAGCGCAAGCCCAGGCCCAGGACCAGGCTCACACTTTCCTCACCCCCCACTGCAAGTGTCTCGCCATTCACATTCTCACCCGCTTCAAGCTCTACAACACTGCGCATTCCCTCGCCGCCACCCTCATCGACCACACTGCCGCCGACCTTTTCCGTCACCTTCACGACACCTACTACCTCTGCAACTCCTCTTCCGCCGTCACCGCAGCCGGTGCTTTCGACCTCGTTGTCAAATCCCTCTCCCGCCTCGACTTCCCCGACAAAGCCCTGGCAGTCCTCCGCCTCGCCACCCGCCATGGCTTTGCGCTCGCCGTCCTCTCCCACAATGCCATCCTCCATGCGCTCCTCCGCCGCCAGCACCACAAAAACTCCCTTCGCCAAGCCGAACAACTGTTCCGCGACATGATCCGCAACGGCGTGTCGCCGAACGTGTACACTTACAACATCATGATTCGCGGCGTGGTTGACCGGGGAGACTTGGAGAAGGGGTTCGGGTTCATGCGCGAGATGGAGAGGGAAGGGGTTTCGCCGACTGTGGTTACGTACAACACGCTGATCGACGCTTGCTGCAAGAGGAGGAGGGTGAAGGAGGCGATGGTGCTGCTGAGAGTGATGGCGGCGCGGGGCGTGGTTGCGAATTTGATTTCATACAACTCGGTGATCAATGGATTGTTTGGTGAGGGGAGAATGTGTGAGGTTGGGGAATTGGTTGAGGAGATGAGTGATAAAGGGTTTGTTCCTGATGAGGTCACTTATAATACTCTTGTCAATGGGTTTTGCAAGGAGGGGAATTTCCACCAGGGGTTTGTGCTGCTTTCGGAGATGGTTGAGAAGGGGTTGTCACCAAATGTTGTTACATACACTACTTTGATCAACTGTATGTGCAAGGCTGGGAATTTGAGTCGAGCGATGGAAATTTTAGATCAGATGCGTGTTAGGGGGCTGAGGCCGAATGAGAGGACTTACACAACCTTGATTGATGGGTTCTGCCGGAAAGGGTTGCTGAATGATGCTTATAGGGTCTTGAGTGAGATGATTGTTAGTGGATTTTCGCCGTCGGTTGTGACTTACAACGCGCTTGTGCATGGATATTGCTTTCTGGGGAGGGTGGAGGAGGCTGTGGGGATTTTGAAGGGGATGGTTGAGAGGGGGCTGTTTCCTGATGTTGTTAGTTATAGCACTGTTATAGCTGGGTTTTGCAGAGAGAGGGAGCTGGGGAAAGCCTTTCGAATGAAGGAGGAGATGGTTGAGAAGGGTGTTATGCCTGATGGGATTACATATTCCTCGCTCATAGAGGGTCTTTGTCTGCAGCACAAACTGGTGGAAGCTTTTGATTTGTTCCGAGAGATGCTGCAGATGGGTCTCCCGCCTGATGAGGTTACGTATACTAGTTTGATTAATGCTCACTGCGTTGAAGGTGAGTTGAGCAAGGCTCTTCGTTTGCACGATGAAATGATGCAGAGGGGTTTTTTGCCTGATGATGTTACCTACAGTGTGCTTATTAATGGACTTAATAAGAAGGCTAGGACGAAGGAGGCAAAGAGGCTTCTTCTGAAGTTGTTTTATGAGGAGTCTGTACCAAATCATGTAACATACAATACACTGATCGAAAACTGCAGTAATAATGAATTTAAGAGCGTGGTAGGTCTTGTGAAAGGATTCTGCATGAAGGGTTTGATGAATGAAGCGGATCAAGTTCTTAAGACAATGCTTCAGAGGAATCATAAGCCTAATGTAGCAATTCATAATTTGATAATACACGGACATTGTAGAAGTGGAAATGTTCACAAGGCATATAAGATGTATACGGAGTTGGAACATCATGGTTTTGTTTCTCATACAGTGACTGTAATTGCTCTCGTCAAGGCACTATCTAGGAAAGGGATGAATGATGAGCTGAGTCAGGTTTTGCGAAATGTGTGGAGGAGTTGTAAGCTTAATGATGCTGAGGTAGCTAAAGTACTTGTTGAGGTTAACTTCAAAGAAGGTAACATGGACGCTGTTTTGAATGTGCTAACTGAAATGGCCAAGGATGGCCTGCTACCTAACGGTGGCATGCATTCATTTGCTCCGGGAAGTACCTAA